In Methylobacterium sp. WL1, the sequence TGGCTCCGGCGCGCTCACGATGGCGCCCCGCCGCGGCTTGGCCTGGACCAGGCCGGTCGCCGCCAGTTGCAGCAACGCCTCCCGGATCGGCGTGCGCGAGACGCCGAAGCGCAAAGCCAGCTGGTTCTCATCGAGGCGCGACCCGAGCGCAAGATCGCCCGAGACGATCTCGTCCTCGATCCGCTGCCTCAGGCGCTGGGCGTGACTCATCCCTCCGGTCCCTCTGCGCCGACCATGGACGCTGCCTGCCTCGGCTTCCTGAAACACCGGCCGACGTTCCGCCAGTCACATATGCTTCAGTGTTGACAAAATATACAAGAGCGTCTTTCGTGCATACAAGCGCAGCATATTAGTATTGCGACGCACAAAATTGGTGCCGCCAAGTGTGCGGTGCGGGAGAACGCCATGACGCCAACACGTCGTTCGCTGGTTGCAGCCGCCCTCGCGGCGCCCGCCATCCTGAGATTCGGCCTCGGCGCCGCGCAAGCCGCGACCGTCCTGAAGCTGTCCCACCAGTTCCCGGGCGGGACCATCGACGAGGGCGATTTCCGGGACCGGATGTGCCGGAAATTCGCCCAGGCGGTCGGCGAGCGCTCGAAGGGCGCGCTGGAGGTTCAGGTCTATCCGGGCTCCTCGCTGATGAAGACGAACGCCCAGTTCGGCGCCATGCGCAAGGGCGCGCTCGACATGTCGCTCTACCCGAGCCCCTACGCGGGCGGCGAGATCGCGGAGCTGAACATCGGCCTGATGCCGGCGCTCGTGACCTCCTACGCGCAGGCTCTGGCATGGAAGTCGGCGCCGGTGGGCCGCAAGCTCACAGAGCTTTTGGAGTCCAAGGGGATCGTGCTGGTCTCCTGGGTCTGGCAGGCCGGCGGTGTCGCCAGCCGCGAGCGGGGGCTGATCGCGCCGGCCGACGCCAAGGGCATGAAGGTCCGCGGCGGCTCCCGCGAGATGGACCTGATGATGAAGCAGGCCGGTGCCGCCACCCTGTCGATCCCGTCGAACGAATCCTACGCTGCGATGCAGACCGGGGCCTGTGACGCGGTGATCACCTCGTCCACCAGCCTGATCTCGTTCCGCCTGGAGGAGCTCGCGAAGGCGCTGACCTCGGGCCGTGAGCGCTCCTACTGGTTCATGCTCGAGCCGATCATGATGTCCAAGACGGTGTTCTCCGGCCTGCCGAAGGACCAGCAGGACCTGATCATGGCGGTGGGCGCCGAACTGGAAGCCTTCGGGCAGGCGGGCGCGAAGGAGGATGACACTCGGGTGGAGGCGATCTTCTCCAAGGCCGGCGCCAAGGTCTCGCAGCTCGACGAGCAGTCGCTGAGCCAGTGGCGCGAACTCGCCCGGGAGACCGCCTGGAAGGACTATGCCGGCCGCAACGCGAGCTGCGCGGAGTTGCTGAAGCTGGCGGAGCAGGTCGCGTGAGCCACGGCTTCGACGCCGCCACCGCGATCCCGGACGCGAAGGGCGCAGAGGAGCCGCGCCTTCCCGGCCTGCTCGGCCTGTTCGACCGGGCGCTGCGCGGCATCAACCGCGTGATCCTCGGCCTCGGCGGCCTCTGCCTCGTCGGCGCCTGCCTAGTGCTGAGCCACAGCGTCGTTGTCCGCTACCTCCTGAAGGAGCCCACCGACTGGCAGGACGAGATGGCGGTCTTCCTGATCGTCGGGGCGACCTTCTTCTCCGCCGCCGGGGTCCAGGCCAAGCGCGGTCACGTCGCGATCGAGGCGCTGACCGGGCTGCTGCCGCCGGCGGTCAACCGGGTCCGGCTGCTGCTGGTAGACGTGATCAGCCTGATGTTCTGCCTGTTCTTCGCCTGGAAGAGCTGGTCCCTCGACCACGAGGCCTGGGTCGACGGCCAGACCTCGCAATCGACCTGGGGGCCCCCGCTCTGGATCCCCTACACGCTGATGGCCGCCGGCATGAGCCTGCTGTGCCTGCAATTCGTCCTGCAGATCGCCGAGGCTCTGCTCTACGGGCCGCGGGCGGCGGGCTGGGCCAAGCCGAAGATCGGCATCGGCGCCGACGTCAACAAGGATATGCGCGACGCGCCCGCGGTCACCCCGCAGGGGCCCGATCCGATGGGCCGGACGGTCGACGCGAGGGTCAAGTGATGAGCACGGCGGCGATCGGCTTCCTGTATGCGGGAGCCACCCTCGGGGCGATGCTGTCGGGCATCCCCATCGCGTTCGCGCTCGGCGCGGTGGCGCTGGCCTTCATGGTCGCGTTCATGCCGAGCGCCTCCCTCGATACGGTCGCGCAGAACGTCTACGAGGAGATGGCCTCGATCACCCTGCTGTCGATCCCGCTGTTCATCCTGAAGGGCGCGGCGATCGGGCGGTCCCGGGCGGGCCAGGACCTCTATTCGGCGATGCATGCCTGGATGCATCGCATCCCCGGCGGCCTCGGCATCGCAAACGTCTTCGCCTGCGCGTTGTTCGCCGCCATGGCGGGCTCGAGCCCGGCGACCTGCTCGGCGATCGGCTCGGCCGGCATTCCGGAGATGCGCAAGCGCGGGTACTCGCCGGGCTTCGCCGCCGGGATCATCGCGGCCGGCGGGACCCTCGGGATCCTGCTGCCGCCCTCGATCACCATGATCCTGTACGCGGTCGCCTCGGAGCAATCCCTTGGGCGCCTGTTCCTGGCCGGGATCGGACCGGGGCTGTTGCTGGTCGCCCTGTTCGCCACTTGGGCGATGTACCGGTTCCGGTCGGAATTCACCGCCGCCAAGGCGGTGCTGGAGCGCGGCGGACCGGCCTCGCCGATCCTGGCCGACGAACAATACAGCATGGCCCAGCGCTTCTCGACGTTGCCGCGGGTGCTGCCGTTCGTGGTCCTGCTCACCGGCGTGATGGTGGCGCTCTACGGCGGCTACGCCACGCCCTCGGAGACGGCCGGTCTCGGCGGCCTGCTGGCGCTCGGCCTGATCGCCGCGATCTACGGCGTGTGGCGGTTCCGGGACGTCAGCCCGATCCTGATCGCGACGTTGCGGGAATCGACCATGCTGATGCTGATCATCGGCATGTCGCTGCTCTACGCCTACGTGATGAGCTACCTGCATCTGTCGCAATCGGCCGCGGCCGCGATCGTGGCGATGCAGCTCTCGCCCTGGGTGCTGCTGGTGACGATCCTCGGCCTGGTGATCGTGCTCGGCTTCTTCCTGCCGCCGGTCTCGATCATCCTGATGACCGCCCCGATCATCCTGCCGCCCCTCAAGGCCGCGGGCTTCGACCTGGTGTGGTTCGGAGTGGTGATGACCATCACCATGGAGATGGGGCTGATCCACCCGCCGGTGGGCCTCAACATCTTCGTCATCAAGAACATCGCCCCCGACATCCCGCTCTCGGACATCATCTGGGGCACCCTGCCCTTCGTGATCCTGATGGCGGTGGCGATCCTGATCCTGTGCCTGGTGCCGGGGATCGCCATGTGGCTGCCGGACCTGCTCCTCGCGACGACGCGGTAGCGCCGGACTTCCCAACAAACGGCGGTGCCGGTAACCTTCGCTGTGTGACCGGCGCCGCTGCCCTATATATTCGAGATGACCGACCTTCAGACCATCCAGATGCTGCACACGGCGAACGTGATCGCCGAGGACGAGATCGACGCCAGCGTCGAGGCGTTCCTCGCCGGGGCGGTGGGCGAGCCCTACCGGTTCCGCAGCGGCCACCGGCTGAACCTCGTCAAGGCGGTGCGCAGCCATCCCGGTGCCCAGGAATTCGTCGGGCGCGCCAATGTCGGCACGCAGTTGAAGCGGCCCTTCGTGCGGGCGGCGATCCTGCAGGCACGACCGTTGAAGGGGTGAAGGCGGGGCGGCGGGTTCCGAGCGTGTTCGAGGAGGCTGTGCCGGCCCGCTCAGGTCATCCTGAAGGACTTCCCGCTAAGAGCGCGTAAGATTCGGGGGGATGAGCCAAAGAGCGTGGTGGGGCTCTTCTCCCGTGCGCGCAGGCGGATCCGCCGCTCGGGCCGGGCAATACGGGGGCGGGATGGAACGTGGGTCCCCTCGCCCGCACGGAGAAGGCCGCGCGTGGCGGCCCAAAGAGGCCAGTTTTAGGACGTCGCGTTGTTCGGGATGAGGGATCCCGCACCGGTTTCCGGTGCGCAAGCCCGTGGGCGACCGCACCGAAACGCGGTGCACGGTCGGTTAAAAACCCTCGAAATCCGATCTCGCCAGACGTGGTTTTGAACTCTGGCAACGCTGCCGGCATCGCGCGTTGTACAATGCCGACACGCGCGAACCGATCCGCCTGAATTCAGCGTCCCTCGGACTTCTTAACGGCCGCCGAGACGGGGTTCTTCTGCGACGGTGCCGCCGCATTCATCTTCGGCACCGCCTTCTTGGGCTTCTTCGTCTCACGATTGCTACGCTGCTTCTCGGAGGCCATGCTGTCGATCCTTCGGTTCGAGGCGGGTGACGTGACGGCGCGGTCGCGGCAGCGATGGCCTACGGTTTGACATGCGCGATGAAGCGCCCGCGGGCCCAGAGCTCGATGCGGTGACCGTCTAGCAGGGTGGTGGCGTGGCGCTCGGCCGCGTCGTCATCCAGGGCGTCCACCGGGACGGTCGAACGGACGCTGCCATTCGGGGAGAACCGGTAGGCCTGGTAGGTCGTCGGCGCGCCGGACGGGGTGGCCGGGAATACGAGGAAGTTTGCCATGTCTTCGTCCGCCGATCACAGGCGGGGACATGCCGTCCTCAGTCACCGGAGCCTGTTGCCGCTCTTCCGGTAATGCAATGAGCCTGCGCCCAAACCGCCGCAAAAGATAGTCGCTTCGCGGCGGCGCATCCCGATTCAGCGCGGAGTTGGCTGCAGGTCAAACTGCAGCGCTTTCCCCGCCACGCCCGCATCCTCTATGAACGGCGACGCGGGTTTTCCGGATGCTTCGCTGATCTATCGGCCGCCCTCGCCACGGCCTGCGTTACCCGAAGGACACCTTCATGAGTCTTGAGACGGTCCGCGCGTTCTTCGCCGACAAGGCGCCCGACATCGCGGTCATCGAGCTGTCCACCCGCACTGCGACCGTGGTGGAAGCCGCCGCCGGCCACGGGGTCGCCCCGGCTCAGATCGCCAAGACGCTCTCGATCCGCATCGGCGATCAGGTCGCCTTGGTGGTGACCCGCGGCGACGCGCGCCTCGACAACAGGAAGGCGAAGGCCGTGTTCGGTGGCAAGGTCCGGATGCTCGATCTCGGCGAGGTCGAAGCGCTCACGGGCCACCCGGTCGGCGGGGTCTGCCCGTTCGGGCTGGCCGCGCCGCTGCCGGTCTATTGCGACGTCTCGCTCCGGGCCTTCGACGAGGTCGTCCCGGCGGCCGGCAGCACGAACAGCTCCGTGCGCATCACCCCCGGCCGCATGGCCGAATTGACCGGGGCCGTCTGGGTCGATGTCTGCCAGGAGCCCGGGTGAGCGAAGGGCTCAACGGCCACTCCATTCCGGCGTGCGCTTGCCCAGGAACGCCTCCATGCCCTCCCGAAAATCCTGGCTCATGTAGCACAGCAGGGTCAGGTCATCGCCGGGATGCGGCGCGCCATCGGCGGTCGGCTCCTCCTCGGCGAGGCGGCGCAGGCCTTCCTTGGTGGCCTGCATGGTGAGCGGCGCGTGGCCGGCGAGCAGCTGTGCCAGGGCGTCGACGCGGTCGGTCAGCGCCGCGCGGTCGTCCACCACCTCGCCGACGAGGCCGATGGACAGCGCCTCCTCGGCGCCCACGAGGCGTGCGGTGAAGATGATGTCCTTCACCCGCGCCGGACCGATCAGCCCCGAGAGCCGCTTGAGATTACCCTGGCTGAGGCAGTTGCCGAGGGTTCGGGCGATGGGGAAGCCGAATCGGGCGTCGCGTGTGGCGATCCGCAGGTCGCAGGCCGCCGCTATGGCGGCGCCACCACCCGTGCAGGCGCCGGCGATCGCCGCGATGGTCGGCACCCGCAGCCGTTCCAGGGCGCCGAGCACCCGGTCCATGAAGCGCTCGTAGCCCAGCGCGTCCTCGGCGGTCTCGAAGCTGCGGAACTGGGCGATGTCGGTGCCGGCCGCGAAGGCCTTGTCGCCGGCACCGGTGATGATCAGCGCCTTCACGGCCGGATCGGCGGCGATCGCCTCGCAACAGGTGATCAGCCCCTGGTACATCGCGAAGGTCAGCGCGTTTCGCGCCTGCGGCCGATTGAGGACGATCCGGGCGATCCCGGCCGCGTCGGTGGTGAACAGCAGCTCGTCGGTGGCGGGCGTGGCACTCATCGCTGCGTCTCCGGGTCGGGGAGGATTCAGGCCGCGGTCTCGCGGACCACGCCCCTGTCGATCAGGCCGTCGATCTCGGCGGCGGTGTAGCCCGCCTCGCCCAGGATCGCTCGGGAATGCTCGCCGAGCAACGGCGCAGGTCCGTGGACCCGACCGGGCGTGTCGGAAAACTTCACCGGCAGACCGAGCGTCTTCATGCGGCCGACCCGGCTGTGCTCGACCTCCACCACCATCTCGCGAGCGAGCGTCTGCGGGTCCCGGTGCATGGCGTTGACGTCGAGCACCGGCCCCGCCGGGACGCCCCCGGCTTCGAGGCGTCCGAGCCAGACCTCCGACGTCTCCGCGGAGAAGATCGGCGCCAGGGTGGCGGCGAGTTCGTGGCGGTTGGCCATGCGGTCGCGGTTGAGGGCGAAGCGCGGATCCTCGGCCAGGGCCTCGGCGTCGATCGCCTTGAGCATCCGCAGCCAGTTGGTCTGGTTGGCCGCCCCGATAGTGATCCAGCCGTCGGCGGTCTCGAACGCCTCGTAGGGGGCGTTCAGCGGATGGGCCGAGCCCATCGGCCCCGGGGCGATCCCGGTGGCCATGGCGATGGCCGACTGCCAGTAAGTGTGGGTGATCCCGGCCTCGAACAGCGAGGTGTCGACCGCTTGGCCCCGTCCGGTCTTCAGCCGGTGCACATAGGCCGCGAGCACGCCCATGGCGGCCAGGATCCCGGCGGTGATGTCGGTCACCGGCGGTCCGCACTTCATCGGCGGCCGGCCGGGGCCCTCCCCGGTCACCGACATCAGACCACTCATCCCTTGCGCGACCAGGTCGAACCCGGCGCGGTCGGCATAGGGTCCAGTGCGGCCGAAGCCCGAGAGCGAGCAGTAGACCAGTGCGGGAAACTCCTGCCGCAGGCTGTCGTAGCCAATGCCGAGGCGCTCCATGGTGCCGCCGCGGTAATTCTCGATCAGCGCGTCGGCCGTCCCGAGCAGCCGGCGCAGCACCGCCAAGCCGTCCGGGTTCTTGAGGTCGAGGCTCAGCCCGCGCTTGCCGCGGTTCATCATCATGTAGGCGGCGCTCTCGCCCTCGAGCGCCGGGGGGACGGTGCGGCGGGTGTCGTCGCCGTCCATCTTCTCGACCTTGATGACCTCCGCGCCCATGTCGGCGAGCATCAGGCCGCAGACCGGGCCGGCCATGATGTGAGCCAGCTCGATCACCCGCATGCCGGCGAGCGGCCCGGACCGTCCGGTCGTCTCCACCATCGCGGCGCTACTCCCCGGCCGGCGCGGGCGCCACGGGACCCACCGGCCCGGTGACGGGGTCCACGAACTCGCGCTCGGGATGCATCGTGAAGGCGAGGGCCGCCCCGAGCAGGCATAGGCCGACCGAGCCGACGAACGGCAACGTCCAGCTCCCGGTCAGGTCGACGATGAGCCCGAACACGATCGGTGAGACGATCGCAGCAATGGCCGAACCGGTGTTCATCAGCCCGCTGGCGGTGCCGGCATATTTCGGCGCGATGTCCATCGGCACCGACCAGATCGGGCCGATCACCAGCTCGGCGAAGAAGAAGCCGGAGGACAGCAGCAGCGCCACCAGGGTCAGGTCGCGGGTGAGGAACACGCCCGCCAGACTCGCGGCCGCGCCGAGGAAGCCGACCACGATCACCGACAGGCGCGCGAGCTTCACGTTGCCGGTGCGATGGAGGATCGAGTCGCTCAGCATGCCGCCGACCGTATCGCCGACGACGCCGGCGAAGAAGACCCCCGACGCGAACAGGGCCGAGTTCTTCAGGTCGAGGCCGTAATTCTCCTTGAAGAAGCTCGGAAGCCAGCCGAGGAACAGCCACAGGGTCCAGCCGTAGCAGAAATACGTGATCGTCACCGGCAGCATGCGCCGGGCAAGCGGTCCCCACGGCACCGATTGCTTCGCGCCGACCTTGCGCGGCGGCGGCAGCGCGTCGAGTTCATCGGCGGTGATCTTCGGGTGATCGGACGGATCGTCTCGGAAATACAGGTACCAGATTACCACCCATACGAAGCTGATCCCGCCCAGGATCACGAAGCTGGTGCGCCATCCGAAATGGTACATCAGGAACGCCACGATCGGCGGCGCCACGGCGTTGCCGAGCCGGGCGAAGGCGTGGGTGATGCCCTGCGCGAAGCCGCGCCGGCCCGGAGCGGTCCAGTTCTGCATGGCCCGGGTTGCGGTCGGGAAGGTCGCGCCCTCACCGAAGCCGAGCAGTACGCGGGCCAGGAACAGGCTGACGATGCCGCCGACCAAACCGGTCAGGATCGTGGCCGAGGCCCAGACCAGACCGCAGACCAGCAGCGTGCGCCGCGCCCCGAACTTATCGCCGACGGAGCCGCCGATCACCTGGAAGATCGCGTACGGGTAGGCGAAGGCCGACAGGATCAGACCGAAGTCGGTCTTCGACATGCCGAATTCGCGGATGATCTCGGCGCCGGCGGTCGCGATGTTCACGCGGTCCAGATACGTGATGAAATACATCACGCAGAGCAGGCCGAGCACGGCGTTGGTGGCGCTGACGCGCTTCAACATCGACCATTCCTCCCTCGGAAACGCCGCGTTTCGCGGTCGCCTCGCGCCCCGTCCGGAGGGACGTGCGCATTTTGGTATTCGTTATTCAAACGCCTCTTGCACCGGAAGGCAACCATGCGTCGAGGGGACCCAGCACGAATTCAATTTGAGCGCCTCGAACGAAAAACGGGAGCCTTGCGGCTCCCGTTGGACGTTTGCGGGTCTGGATCGTGTCGGTTCCGTCAAACCGTCGCTGGCTGGAGCTGACCGGTCTCCGCCTCGCCGCCCAGCGCCTTGCCGCGCGGACCGACCCAGCTACCGACCCACTTGCGCTGCCACAGCATCAGGCATCCGAGCACCGCGGTCGTGAACACCGCGTAGCCGACGAAGCCGAGCGAGAATGAGCCGGTGTACTGCTTCGAGAGGCCCATGACGTTCGGCAGGATCGCGCCGCCGAGCGCCCCGACCTCGCCGATCATCGAGCCTGCGACGGCGGTGTTGGCCGGCCAGCGCAGGGGCACGAGCTGGAACAGGGCGCCGTTGCCGGCACCGAGCGCCGCGAAGCAGAGCATGAACAGCAGCGTGGTCACGGCGAGCGAGGGCGTCGCCATCAGCGACAGGAAGGTCGCGATCGCCGCGAGCAGCACCACCGACAGGACCGCGATCCCGCCCATCCGGTCGGCGTAATACCCGCCGACGATCCGGATGCCCGAGCCCATGAAGGCCGCCAGCATGGTCAGGCGGCCGGCCTCCACCTTAGTCACCGAGAACTGCTCGTAGAAGAAGGTCGGCAGGAAGTTCGACAGGCCGACGAAGCCCCCGAAGGTGATCACGTAGATCAGCGAGAACGCCCAGCCGTCCTTGGTGAACAAGCAGGAGACGTGCTCCTTGAACGACTGGTGCGCGGTATCCGGCGGCTCCTTGGCGAACACGATCATGACCGCGAGCGGGATCAGCATCACCACGCCCGCGAAGGCGTAAGTGGTCTGCCAGCCGTAGGCCTGCGCCAGCGGCGGGGCGAACAGCACGGCCAGCACGGTTCCGGAATTGCCGGCCCCCGCGATGCCCATCGCCAAGCCCTTGTGCTCAGGCGGGAACCAGCCCGAGCCGAGGGACAGAGCCACGCCGAAGGAGGCGCCCGCGATGCCGAGCAGCACGCCCATGGCGAGCACATCGTTGTACGAGGAGACTGCGAAGAAGCCGTAGGCCATCGCCATCATGATCACGGTCATCTCCGTGATCGCAGCGTTCTTCCGGCCGATATACTGGGCGAGGATTCCGAGCGGGAAGCGCATCAGCGCGCCGGCCAAGATCGGGAGCGAGATCATGAACCCGGTCTGGGCCGGCGTCAGCTTGTAGGTCTCGGTGATGAACGGGCCCATGGCGCCGTTCAGGACCCAGATGGCGAAGCAGAAATCGAAGTAGAGGAACGCCGCAAACAGTGTCGGGGGGTGACCCGACTTCATCGCCGTCTTGAAGCTGGCCATAGCTGGTGCTCGTCTAAGTGAGGCGAACCGCTACGCGGTCGCTCATGCCGGGGATCCGGACTCACACCGTCCGCTGTTTGGAGCGTCGTTGCTCCGCCGCCGCAGCAGGGCGCGGCGCTTCGGCAATGCAGCATGCGTGCCAAATTTTTAGGGGGCGCCATAGGGTTTTTGAGATCGCTCTGCCAGTACGGCCTTCAATCGGCCCACGCCGTCGTTCAAACCGCAGCGAAGCTCACCAGCGCGATCCCGGACCGGGGTGTTTTCCTCGGTTACTTCGCCGCGCTTGCACTGACAGGCGAGACGCAGCTGGCCCCACGCCACCCGGGATGAGGTGGCGTGGGGCGCTATGCGCGAACGAGACTTTGCGTGCTGTCACGACCGTCCGGCAACGCATCCGACCTAAAAAAACCCGATCTCGGCCGGCGGCAGCATTGGCGTCGATCCGGGCAACCCTGCCCCGGAATCGGGCGATCCGCGAAACCGCGCGCCTCAGCGGTGCCCCCTCAACGGCACGAAACGACGGTACGGACGATCCAACCCTCCTGGGGCACCCAGAACTTGCGACGGGCGCGGCCGCACTCGCGCTCGGGCTGGGTCCCCGACGTCCAGGTCCCGGCCGGCTCGGCGACCTTGGTCGGCTCCGCCGTCGCGGCCCGGCGGGCCTGCGCGCTCGGTCCGACAACCAGGGCCGCAACCAGAATTGTAGCGCTCACCAAAACACGCGCGTGCACGACCAAGACCCTTCGCCCGACGAAAATGCCGGTGGCTGGCATCAACCGGAGGTTGCTGACCGGCGCAAGGCCGGTGCCGCTCGGAACCGGATTCGTCCCGCCCGTTCCTGCATCAGGGTGAACGGAGGGGTAGGCGGTTGAGGCAGGAACGCAACACAAGTGCGGAGAAGTACACGCGGCGACAGCAGACTTCACCCGGTGAGGACGCATGCAACTTGGCGATGCCGCAGGATCTTTGCTAAGGCCTGGAATGAGCTTGGCTTTGTATTCGTGCTGGCCTGCTCGATCGCGCGCCGCCGCACGCTCCCGGTGACGCCGCGCCATCCAGGGAAAACCGCGCCATGTCCGCCCCGTTCCGCCGCCTGTTCCTGGCCGGCTTCACCGTCCTCGCGCTCGCCTCGACTGCCCAAGCCCAAGGTCGCGGCCCGGTCGCCGAATCCGGGATCGATGGGTTCGGCGATGACGGACAGCTCTATCAGGACCAGAACGGCGCGTTCTACGTCCGCCGCGGCGACCGCTACCTGCCCTATACCGGCCGCCCGCCGGTGGTCCGCCCGGCTCCTCAGGCCGCCCCGGCGCCGCAGGCAGCCCCGGTCTACGCTCCGGATTTCGACGATCCGACCGCGCCGCCCCGGCGCGCCGCCGGAACGCCACCGGCCGAGGGTCTCTCCCCGATCGAGGCGGCCAAGGCGAAGGCCGTGCTGCGCGCGCCCGACGACGGTCCGATCGACTACGCCAAGGCGTATGGGCCGATCCCGGACGACGTATTCCCGGTCCAGGCCTTCAACTACAAGAAGATGAACCCGGCCTACCTCCGGCAGGAGATCGCCTATAACGGCCCCTACGAGCCGGGCACGATCATCGTGGACCCGCGGGCCCACCAACTTACCCTGGTCGAGCAGGGCGGCCGCGCCCGCCGCTACGGCGTCGGCGTCGGCAAGCAGGGCTTCTCGTGGTCCGGCACCGCCACGGTCAATTCCAAGCAGGCCTGGCCGGATTGGTACCCGCCCAAGGAGATGATCGCCCGCAGCCCGAAGCTCGCCAGCGAGGTCGACAAGCTGCAGAGCGGCCTCGGCGTCGCGGGCGGCCTGCGCAACCCGCTGGGCGCGCGCGCCATGTATCTCTGGCAGGGCAACAAAGACACGCTGTTCCGCATCCACGGCACCCTCGAGCCGTTCTCGATCGGCAAGAGCGTGTCCTCGGGCTGCATCCGGATGATCAACCAGGACGCGATCGACCTGTTCAGCCGGGTCAACGTCGGCTCGAAGGTCGTCGTCCTGAACTGATTTTTTCGGATTTGGGGGGCAGCGTCAGGCCAGGGTGCGGCGGTGCTCCCCCAGGATCCGCCGGACCGTGCCGGCCTCCGAGCGGTAGACCACCGTCTCGGTCTGGATCCGGTCGGGCCGGAAGCGGACGCCGCGGAGCAGCGCGCCGTCGGTCACGCCTGTGGCGGCCACGATCACGTCGCCGCTGGCGAGATCCACCAGATCGTATTTCCGGTTGAGGTCGTCGATGCCCATCTCGGCAGCGCGGCGGCGGCGCTCGGCCGTGTCCAGGATCAGCCGTCCCTGCATCTGGCCGCCGATGCACCGCATGGCTGCAGCCGCCAGCACCCCCTCGGGGGCGGCACCGGTGCCGAGATAGATGTCGATGCCGGTCTCGCCCGGGCTCGCCGTGAAGATGATGCCGGCGATGTCGCCATCCGAGATCAGCCGCACCGCGGCGCCCGCGGCGCGGACTTCCGCGATCAAGCCCGCATGCCGGGGGCGGTCGAGGATCAGCGCGGTGATCTGATCGGGATCGACGCCCTTGGCCCGGGCCAGCGCCGCGATGTTGTCGGCGGGGCTGGCGTCGAGATCGACCAGACCGGGCCGGTATCCGGGGCCGATGGCGATCTTCTGCATGTAGACGTCGGGGGCGGCCAGCAGCGAGCCGCGCTCGGCCATGGCCATCACGGCGATCGCACCCGGCATGTCCTTGG encodes:
- a CDS encoding L,D-transpeptidase, which codes for MSAPFRRLFLAGFTVLALASTAQAQGRGPVAESGIDGFGDDGQLYQDQNGAFYVRRGDRYLPYTGRPPVVRPAPQAAPAPQAAPVYAPDFDDPTAPPRRAAGTPPAEGLSPIEAAKAKAVLRAPDDGPIDYAKAYGPIPDDVFPVQAFNYKKMNPAYLRQEIAYNGPYEPGTIIVDPRAHQLTLVEQGGRARRYGVGVGKQGFSWSGTATVNSKQAWPDWYPPKEMIARSPKLASEVDKLQSGLGVAGGLRNPLGARAMYLWQGNKDTLFRIHGTLEPFSIGKSVSSGCIRMINQDAIDLFSRVNVGSKVVVLN
- the glpX gene encoding class II fructose-bisphosphatase; translation: MAVAPKSEPRGVPRTLALELARVTERAAIAAARLRGKGDEKAADQAAVDAMRAELNSLPIRGTVVIGEGERDQAPMLFIGEQLGQGEGPEVDIAVDPLEGTTLCAKDMPGAIAVMAMAERGSLLAAPDVYMQKIAIGPGYRPGLVDLDASPADNIAALARAKGVDPDQITALILDRPRHAGLIAEVRAAGAAVRLISDGDIAGIIFTASPGETGIDIYLGTGAAPEGVLAAAAMRCIGGQMQGRLILDTAERRRRAAEMGIDDLNRKYDLVDLASGDVIVAATGVTDGALLRGVRFRPDRIQTETVVYRSEAGTVRRILGEHRRTLA